One genomic segment of Methanothermococcus okinawensis IH1 includes these proteins:
- a CDS encoding TIGR00295 family protein gives MDDGEKLLISDIPIFNSPEFIKSYNLLSKLCEKNVVMHCLAVSVYVYELGSKIKNKGHNINLELAVIGALLHDIGRSKTHDIRHGIEGGHILRQYNFDERLALIAERHIGAGIPKNEAAELGLPEKDYIPLTLEEKLVAHCDNLISGTKRVDIDFVVNKFKNRMGVDGEGLNNIKNNKNNKNQHLPPVIIRILNLNNEINNLLI, from the coding sequence ATGGATGATGGTGAAAAATTATTAATTTCTGATATTCCTATATTCAATAGTCCTGAATTCATAAAATCCTATAATCTTTTATCAAAATTATGTGAAAAAAATGTAGTTATGCATTGTTTGGCGGTATCTGTATATGTATATGAGCTCGGTTCTAAAATAAAAAATAAGGGACATAATATCAATCTTGAATTGGCAGTTATAGGAGCTCTTCTGCATGATATAGGGAGAAGTAAAACACATGATATAAGGCATGGTATAGAGGGGGGGCATATATTAAGGCAATATAATTTTGATGAAAGGCTTGCCTTAATTGCTGAAAGACATATTGGTGCAGGAATTCCAAAAAATGAAGCTGCTGAATTGGGACTTCCAGAGAAGGATTATATACCTCTTACTTTGGAAGAAAAGCTTGTAGCACACTGTGATAATCTAATAAGTGGAACAAAACGAGTGGATATAGATTTTGTAGTAAATAAATTTAAAAATAGGATGGGTGTTGATGGTGAAGGACTTAATAATATAAAAAATAATAAAAATAATAAGAATCAACATTTACCTCCTGTTATAATCCGTATTTTGAATTTAAATAATGAAATAAATAATTTATTAATTTAA
- a CDS encoding helix-turn-helix domain-containing protein, which translates to MDIIYQTASDFLTNDLWVMPTDRNILELDESGELKASNNIPVLRVLATPSLKKTISRLVYTIKDKMVLFKNKEEDINLNIFKYLNKIYFNTPNKNYYRAKKAWYRFIGDLFEDINNWNFKKVMSKTIILLKILKPLLVFDVHDVSKWNHIEGFKKFINTLRKHNINIIIRCPVESTNYVKKTFENIKINNIAVMKYYGKSNGYNISTKVAEYLLKISNGNINILKLILRYSKRDLKTLRDLKIPWLKIIPSIVPKKYKKIMEIACNIKKFNINCINNYLDLKIPTIYAYLSDLVDMKLLKKRRIGKNLVYKLNLDKEELFQIIKNIDYKDLHYSVFLESQQNYKFRLFG; encoded by the coding sequence ATGGACATAATATATCAAACTGCATCGGATTTTTTAACAAATGATTTATGGGTTATGCCAACAGATAGGAATATACTTGAATTGGATGAAAGTGGGGAACTTAAAGCATCCAACAACATTCCAGTTTTAAGGGTGCTTGCAACACCATCTTTAAAAAAAACAATTAGTAGGTTAGTTTATACTATAAAAGATAAAATGGTTTTATTTAAAAATAAAGAGGAAGATATTAATTTAAACATATTTAAATATTTAAATAAAATATATTTTAATACACCAAACAAAAATTATTATAGAGCAAAAAAAGCATGGTATCGATTCATTGGAGATTTATTTGAAGATATCAACAATTGGAATTTTAAAAAGGTAATGTCTAAAACAATAATATTACTTAAAATATTAAAACCACTGTTGGTATTTGATGTTCATGATGTATCAAAATGGAATCATATAGAAGGTTTTAAAAAATTTATAAACACGCTCCGCAAGCATAATATAAATATTATAATAAGATGCCCTGTTGAATCCACAAACTATGTAAAAAAAACTTTTGAAAACATTAAAATAAATAATATTGCTGTGATGAAATACTACGGAAAATCAAATGGATATAATATTTCAACAAAAGTGGCAGAATATCTATTAAAAATATCCAATGGAAATATAAATATTTTAAAATTAATATTGAGGTATTCAAAAAGAGATTTAAAAACATTGCGTGATTTAAAAATACCTTGGTTAAAAATAATTCCATCAATTGTTCCAAAAAAATATAAAAAAATAATGGAAATAGCATGCAATATAAAAAAATTTAACATAAACTGTATTAATAACTATTTAGATTTAAAGATACCAACAATATACGCTTATTTAAGTGATTTAGTGGATATGAAACTTCTAAAAAAGAGAAGAATCGGGAAAAACTTAGTATATAAATTAAATCTTGATAAAGAAGAGTTATTCCAAATAATAAAAAACATCGATTATAAGGACTTACATTATAGTGTCTTTTTAGAATCTCAGCAAAATTATAAGTTTCGACTTTTCGGATGA
- a CDS encoding ATP-grasp domain-containing protein: MKVLVVGVNTRPVVNSAKKLGYEVYSVSYYHPADLKADKCEYLINDKYHGHFKDNYDERKLISIANNYVDDVDYIFLCSGIFEGKYSKTPDWDVVGNSPKKIKRMSDKYYITKKLKNLGYNVPTTYLAHNYTQLEKYLYNLKSIVVKPPCGSGGINVHTISLNTFNDKIYYLLKNLEYPVIVQEMINSDSYSASFVGSDFITFNKQIIKNNMYIGNITPYVPTLKIDKNSKYGKNGNSSKYNNSNSNKCNSHDNGAHIINSFQEIIESFELSGMNGIDFMIKNGAPIIIEINPRILGTFETIELSSNKNLVKYILEHSNSKNQGVSQGNIKYSEIIKPKVQYIKRILFAEKRLISYIKKQQNIFDIPMYGATIEKNEPIATVIGKNNSNEISKAIDSISKMVVI; encoded by the coding sequence ATGAAAGTGCTTGTTGTTGGAGTAAATACCAGACCTGTTGTAAATTCTGCTAAAAAATTAGGATATGAGGTCTATTCTGTTTCATATTATCACCCAGCTGATTTAAAGGCAGATAAATGCGAATACCTCATAAATGATAAATATCATGGGCATTTTAAGGATAATTATGATGAGAGAAAATTAATATCCATAGCCAATAATTATGTGGATGATGTAGATTATATATTCCTTTGTTCAGGTATATTTGAGGGTAAGTATTCAAAAACACCAGATTGGGATGTTGTTGGAAATTCCCCAAAAAAGATTAAAAGGATGAGTGATAAATATTACATTACAAAAAAACTAAAAAATTTAGGGTATAATGTTCCTACAACATATCTTGCCCATAATTACACTCAACTTGAAAAATATCTATATAATTTAAAATCCATTGTTGTAAAACCACCCTGTGGAAGTGGAGGTATAAATGTTCATACTATATCTTTAAATACTTTTAATGACAAAATATATTATTTGCTGAAAAATTTAGAATATCCTGTAATTGTTCAAGAAATGATAAATTCAGATAGTTATAGTGCCTCATTCGTAGGTTCAGATTTTATTACATTTAATAAACAGATTATTAAAAATAACATGTATATTGGAAATATAACTCCTTATGTCCCAACTTTAAAAATAGATAAAAATAGTAAATATGGTAAAAACGGCAATAGTAGTAAGTATAATAATAGTAATAGTAATAAATGTAATAGCCATGATAACGGAGCTCATATTATAAATTCATTTCAAGAAATTATAGAATCTTTTGAGTTATCTGGAATGAATGGTATTGATTTTATGATTAAAAACGGAGCTCCCATTATCATTGAAATAAATCCTAGGATATTGGGAACTTTTGAAACAATAGAATTGTCGTCAAATAAAAATCTTGTAAAATATATATTAGAGCATTCAAATTCAAAAAACCAAGGAGTTTCACAGGGTAATATAAAATATAGTGAAATAATAAAGCCAAAGGTTCAATACATAAAAAGAATACTGTTTGCAGAAAAAAGACTTATAAGCTATATTAAAAAACAGCAAAATATTTTTGATATTCCAATGTATGGTGCAACAATTGAAAAAAATGAACCAATAGCAACAGTAATTGGAAAAAATAATAGTAATGAAATAAGCAAGGCGATTGATAGTATCTCAAAGATGGTGGTTATATGA
- a CDS encoding type II secretion system F family protein, translating to MVNIHEIYNYTIKRNIIILKRAGINLNEKSYFIIVVFLSFILPIVLKYIMHLSSKSTVILIVLYSLSILSIPSIMYESKIEKFERNLPKALYVMILSLESGRSVIDAINEVINSGIKEVDVIFLKIVALMTEKKLSFEDSIILVSNSIDSKIFRQIGRLIIENRKHGGELAEVLKTLAKTLEDLQNLKNQLLSVTANGLAVGLIIICGVIPATAGIIGGYLNAISQVAPNIAAVTPEQLAKCMENVQIGTGIFGILFAVPIFGLKVNRMIITCAFCMTFGLASFYGVYYLAKILF from the coding sequence ATGGTGAATATTCACGAAATATACAATTATACTATAAAACGTAATATCATAATATTAAAACGGGCAGGTATAAATTTAAATGAAAAATCTTATTTTATAATAGTGGTATTTCTCTCATTCATACTGCCAATCGTATTAAAATATATTATGCATCTTAGTTCAAAAAGCACTGTTATATTAATTGTATTATATAGTCTTTCCATATTATCCATTCCTAGTATAATGTATGAGTCTAAAATAGAAAAATTCGAACGTAATTTACCAAAAGCCCTTTATGTAATGATACTATCATTAGAATCGGGTCGTTCAGTAATTGATGCAATTAACGAAGTTATAAATAGTGGTATTAAAGAAGTAGATGTTATTTTTTTAAAGATTGTTGCATTAATGACTGAAAAAAAACTAAGCTTTGAAGATTCTATAATACTGGTTTCAAACAGTATTGACTCAAAAATATTTCGGCAAATTGGAAGATTAATTATAGAAAATAGAAAACATGGCGGAGAATTAGCAGAGGTTCTTAAAACGCTTGCAAAAACGCTTGAAGATTTGCAAAATTTGAAAAATCAATTACTTAGTGTTACGGCAAATGGTCTTGCAGTGGGATTAATAATAATATGTGGCGTTATTCCAGCAACAGCTGGTATCATAGGTGGGTATCTAAATGCAATCTCCCAGGTAGCTCCAAATATCGCTGCGGTTACGCCGGAACAGCTTGCAAAATGCATGGAAAATGTCCAGATAGGTACAGGAATTTTTGGTATTTTATTTGCCGTGCCAATATTTGGTTTAAAGGTAAATAGGATGATAATAACTTGTGCTTTCTGCATGACCTTTGGTTTAGCCTCATTCTATGGTGTATATTACCTTGCTAAAATACTGTTTTAA
- a CDS encoding AAA family ATPase, producing the protein MLDPIEFIQNASSITKKSMNRLKLKANPFSEKPIRGNTKFFVGRTTELMEIADILGAAQYGSVANAAIVGTKGIGKSSLLNVIYYAAKRQNHWAVELEASQITPRQFLIQLMHGIIRDNLFTMDGTLSTDYLEHSQKIIDIYRRLDSYSDKTPVHYPREKIERDLDYLLNNVKEDGKLCIILIDEADQFARKGCLRLLQFFHSFLYEDGILAFFAGSPTLMENLTKVSPAMRDRLPKIINMPPLSNEESYDLILRRLKDAQIPKAKDYEPFTENAVDVIVEECDGIPRKIIMTCSEAISIGLKKGLNEIDEDIVKMAMKKLGISVGHQILNHLTPAQSKIVKALASFGGKSTVTELAKVLNNSPGTVGTHLSDIYEMGYIYKERSGNNVYYMLSKELNDVLIDKDNEDLD; encoded by the coding sequence ATGTTGGACCCTATTGAATTTATACAAAATGCTTCATCAATAACAAAAAAATCAATGAATAGATTAAAATTAAAGGCTAATCCTTTTTCCGAAAAACCCATAAGAGGCAATACTAAGTTCTTTGTAGGTAGGACCACAGAATTGATGGAAATTGCTGATATATTGGGTGCTGCTCAGTATGGTAGTGTTGCCAATGCAGCCATAGTAGGGACAAAGGGAATTGGGAAGAGTTCACTTTTGAATGTAATATACTATGCAGCAAAGCGACAGAATCACTGGGCTGTGGAATTGGAAGCATCCCAAATTACACCGAGACAATTTTTAATACAATTAATGCATGGAATTATAAGGGACAATTTATTTACTATGGATGGCACATTATCAACGGATTATTTGGAACACTCTCAAAAGATAATAGATATATATAGAAGATTGGATTCATATTCTGATAAAACTCCTGTTCATTACCCAAGGGAAAAAATAGAAAGGGATTTGGATTATCTCCTAAATAATGTAAAAGAAGATGGTAAATTATGTATAATATTAATTGATGAAGCAGACCAATTTGCTAGAAAAGGATGTTTAAGACTTTTACAATTTTTCCACTCATTTTTGTATGAAGATGGTATTTTGGCGTTTTTTGCTGGTTCTCCTACACTTATGGAAAATTTAACTAAGGTATCACCTGCAATGAGGGATAGATTACCTAAAATAATAAACATGCCTCCATTATCAAACGAAGAATCTTATGATTTAATACTGAGAAGATTGAAAGATGCTCAAATTCCCAAAGCGAAAGATTATGAACCATTCACAGAAAATGCAGTGGATGTGATTGTTGAAGAATGTGATGGTATCCCAAGGAAGATAATTATGACCTGCTCAGAGGCCATATCCATAGGTCTGAAAAAAGGATTGAATGAGATAGACGAGGATATTGTTAAAATGGCTATGAAAAAATTGGGAATAAGTGTAGGCCATCAAATCCTAAATCATTTAACACCAGCTCAATCAAAAATCGTTAAAGCACTGGCAAGTTTTGGAGGAAAATCAACAGTAACTGAGCTCGCAAAAGTTTTAAATAATTCACCAGGTACTGTGGGAACCCATCTTTCAGATATATATGAAATGGGATATATCTATAAAGAACGCTCTGGAAATAATGTATATTATATGTTATCAAAAGAATTAAATGATGTTTTAATAGATAAGGATAATGAGGATTTGGATTAA
- a CDS encoding MarR family winged helix-turn-helix transcriptional regulator produces the protein MEYIINKTVSTPLRKLILHYVLIRGTAYPQQITENLKVSKGIPSQFLRLCTALNLSKRDRNGHKVLYSLTTKGIAILKRVCPEIFDLSFSGLFESLSKKKFRTKYYPVNRIGFEIKKLTDEFGGISFKFYDEDGKEISTVFKSKTGTWWCVACQSSDCRHINYLKKYYDNQK, from the coding sequence ATGGAATACATCATAAATAAAACAGTATCTACTCCCCTAAGAAAGTTGATTTTGCATTATGTGTTAATTCGTGGCACAGCCTATCCCCAGCAAATAACCGAAAACCTAAAAGTATCTAAGGGCATTCCATCACAATTTTTAAGACTTTGTACTGCTTTAAATTTAAGTAAAAGGGATAGAAATGGTCATAAAGTATTATACTCATTAACTACAAAAGGAATTGCAATTTTAAAGAGAGTATGCCCTGAAATATTTGACCTTAGTTTTTCGGGTCTTTTCGAAAGTCTCTCGAAAAAGAAATTTAGAACTAAGTATTACCCTGTGAATAGAATAGGTTTTGAAATAAAGAAATTAACCGATGAATTTGGTGGAATCTCATTTAAATTTTACGATGAAGACGGAAAAGAGATATCAACAGTTTTTAAATCAAAAACTGGTACATGGTGGTGTGTAGCATGCCAATCCTCTGATTGTAGGCATATTAACTATCTGAAAAAGTATTATGATAATCAAAAATAG
- the mptA gene encoding GTP cyclohydrolase MptA, translating into MFCDVQATEPDIKVSLTRVGVTNLKKLVKITRESKRPIILLPTFEVFVDLPSSQKGIHMSRSPEVIEEVIENLVNKETYGIEELSVDIVKKLFERHEYASRAEVLMHSDYMMEEKSPITKKKSQEICKIIGRAYGIKDSEGNIVIKKMVGAEVVGITACPCAQNLLKEKAVNNLKEKGFSDEDIAKILDSVAIATHNQRGIGTIMIEVPDGYDISISTIIDIIKKSMSGEVYELLKRVDEGYVVEMAHKNPKFVEDCARAMIKQVVDEFSYLPDDTEVLVRQVNKESIHRHDAFAERYSKMGDLRAELKLNNK; encoded by the coding sequence ATGTTTTGTGATGTTCAAGCAACAGAACCAGATATAAAAGTTTCTCTTACAAGGGTTGGTGTAACCAATCTGAAAAAACTTGTTAAAATAACGAGAGAGTCTAAAAGACCCATAATATTACTACCAACTTTTGAAGTTTTTGTGGATTTACCGAGCTCCCAAAAAGGAATACATATGTCGAGAAGTCCTGAGGTAATTGAGGAGGTAATAGAAAATCTTGTCAATAAAGAAACCTATGGTATAGAGGAGCTCTCAGTGGATATTGTAAAAAAACTTTTTGAAAGGCATGAATATGCCAGCAGGGCTGAAGTTCTAATGCACAGCGACTATATGATGGAAGAAAAATCGCCGATAACTAAGAAAAAATCTCAGGAAATCTGTAAGATTATTGGGAGAGCATACGGTATAAAGGATTCAGAAGGCAACATTGTTATCAAAAAAATGGTGGGTGCAGAAGTTGTTGGTATTACCGCATGTCCCTGTGCTCAGAATCTTTTAAAAGAAAAAGCAGTCAATAATTTAAAGGAAAAAGGATTTTCAGATGAGGATATTGCTAAAATATTGGATTCAGTTGCCATTGCAACCCATAATCAAAGGGGTATTGGAACTATAATGATTGAAGTACCTGATGGTTATGATATAAGCATAAGCACAATTATAGATATTATCAAAAAATCCATGAGTGGAGAAGTGTATGAATTATTAAAAAGGGTTGATGAAGGTTATGTTGTGGAGATGGCACATAAAAATCCAAAATTTGTTGAAGATTGTGCAAGGGCGATGATTAAGCAGGTTGTTGATGAATTTAGCTACCTTCCAGATGATACTGAGGTTTTGGTTAGGCAGGTAAATAAAGAAAGTATTCATAGACATGATGCTTTTGCAGAGAGATACTCCAAAATGGGTGATTTAAGGGCTGAATTAAAATTAAATAATAAATAA
- a CDS encoding ATP-binding protein has product MDEKKIEQLRPYIVNYIRNFHSDDIISEKERVVIDLEKLYNYGIVDFVEYICENPYGGLKIIEEAYSEAYYALKNENPNCSISINNIPNVFKKYNNKSLTIKDIKSSTLGKLIEFEGIIVLATKIKSILKKAVYVCNNCGNRVVINIDNPYEYNPESKPCNNEKCNGTLQLVENESEYIDFQELKVQQPLDLMDDPEEPPKYISVFLENSPGIFCGRVKIIGIPIKYQSSKKLPIYDIHIRGLNCEIIDNRLESELSEEDIENIKKVAKHPKVLDILSNELISEIKGYDIIKKAIFLQQIKGVKKGNKRADSHILLITDPGIGKSVMLRKIAELPGNLYGSVTTASGVGLTAAVVRERTEIGDDTWVIKPGLLVKANKGTACIDELTVNKDLQSFVLEAMESQTIHINKGGINTKLPAECAILAACNPRWGKFDPNVSIPEQINIPAPMLSRFDIIFPIKDEVDRAKDKDIAKHIINIHRKYLKEDKGEAKSEKTKINGVEIDDEFIIKYILYARQKKPIISKNAEDILIEYYTNMRRSSIQITARQLEAAIRLAEAHAKVKLKDVVDEEDAKEAINIIMESLKEIAYDPETGMIDIGKITGESNKDRNKMKELYSIIKKLSEKNSEGLVLFEDILEETKKKGMDEEETENIIKKLLKRGDIDEPRNGKYRII; this is encoded by the coding sequence ATGGATGAAAAAAAGATAGAGCAGTTAAGGCCCTATATTGTCAATTATATAAGAAACTTCCATAGTGACGATATTATATCGGAAAAAGAAAGGGTAGTAATAGATTTAGAAAAATTATACAACTATGGGATAGTGGATTTTGTAGAATACATCTGTGAAAATCCATACGGCGGATTAAAAATTATAGAAGAGGCATATTCAGAAGCATACTATGCACTAAAAAACGAAAATCCAAACTGCTCCATATCAATAAATAATATACCTAATGTATTCAAAAAATACAACAACAAATCCCTAACAATTAAAGACATTAAAAGTAGCACATTAGGAAAACTCATAGAATTTGAAGGAATTATTGTTTTAGCTACCAAGATAAAATCAATATTAAAAAAAGCAGTATATGTATGCAATAACTGTGGAAATAGGGTTGTTATAAATATTGACAATCCTTATGAATATAATCCAGAATCCAAACCTTGTAATAATGAAAAATGCAATGGGACACTTCAATTGGTAGAAAATGAATCAGAATATATAGATTTTCAAGAATTAAAAGTCCAACAGCCGTTAGATTTAATGGATGACCCAGAAGAACCTCCGAAATACATATCAGTATTTTTAGAAAATTCACCAGGCATATTCTGTGGAAGGGTAAAAATAATAGGAATTCCCATCAAATATCAAAGTAGCAAAAAACTACCTATTTATGATATACATATAAGAGGATTAAATTGTGAAATAATAGATAACAGATTGGAAAGTGAGCTCAGTGAAGAGGATATTGAAAATATAAAAAAAGTTGCCAAACATCCAAAGGTATTGGATATATTATCAAATGAGCTCATATCTGAGATAAAAGGATACGATATTATAAAAAAGGCCATATTTTTACAGCAGATAAAAGGGGTTAAAAAAGGTAATAAAAGGGCCGATAGCCATATACTTTTAATTACAGACCCAGGTATTGGAAAAAGTGTTATGTTAAGAAAAATAGCTGAGCTCCCGGGAAACTTATATGGTTCTGTAACCACGGCGTCGGGAGTTGGTTTAACCGCAGCAGTTGTACGAGAAAGAACAGAAATTGGAGATGATACCTGGGTTATAAAACCAGGTTTATTGGTTAAGGCAAATAAAGGGACTGCATGTATTGACGAGCTCACCGTTAATAAAGACCTTCAAAGTTTTGTGTTGGAGGCTATGGAAAGTCAGACAATCCACATCAATAAGGGGGGCATAAATACAAAACTTCCAGCAGAATGTGCAATTCTTGCTGCGTGTAATCCTAGATGGGGAAAATTTGACCCAAATGTTTCAATACCTGAACAGATAAATATACCTGCACCTATGTTGAGCAGATTTGACATAATATTTCCAATAAAGGATGAGGTGGATAGAGCAAAGGACAAAGACATAGCAAAACATATTATAAATATCCATAGGAAATACTTAAAAGAGGATAAAGGCGAGGCAAAAAGTGAAAAAACCAAAATCAACGGTGTAGAAATTGACGATGAATTTATCATAAAATATATATTATACGCCAGACAAAAAAAACCAATTATATCAAAAAATGCAGAGGACATATTGATAGAGTATTACACAAATATGAGGAGGAGTTCTATACAAATAACAGCAAGACAGCTCGAAGCTGCAATTCGACTTGCCGAAGCTCATGCAAAGGTGAAATTAAAAGATGTTGTAGATGAAGAGGATGCAAAAGAGGCTATAAATATAATAATGGAATCACTAAAAGAGATAGCTTATGACCCAGAAACTGGTATGATTGATATAGGTAAGATTACAGGAGAATCAAACAAAGACAGAAATAAAATGAAAGAACTATATTCGATTATCAAAAAACTTTCAGAAAAGAACAGTGAAGGATTGGTGTTATTTGAAGACATATTAGAAGAAACCAAAAAGAAGGGAATGGATGAGGAGGAAACAGAAAATATTATTAAAAAATTATTGAAAAGAGGAGATATTGACGAACCAAGAAATGGAAAATATCGGATTATATAA
- the tfe gene encoding transcription factor E has translation MKLNKEDIYNMLDNPLVQQVLLEILNDDTSGFDVLAVLIELEEVTDDEISRQLDLKLNTVRKLLYKLYDARLVDYDREKDEETNWYTYTWKPALEKLPSLVRKKTQHVLKELKEQLIVEENNMFFYCPNCEFKYTFEEAMDYGFRCPQCGGILKEYNNKNDIKIIKEQIKFLEDELRLNPLFSTSEGIKNQKRDKVAVV, from the coding sequence ATGAAATTAAACAAAGAAGACATATACAACATGCTTGATAATCCATTAGTTCAGCAAGTTTTACTTGAAATATTAAATGATGATACAAGTGGATTTGATGTTTTGGCTGTGCTTATAGAATTGGAAGAAGTTACCGATGATGAGATTTCAAGGCAGTTGGATTTAAAATTAAATACTGTTAGAAAGTTGTTGTATAAGCTATATGATGCGAGACTTGTGGATTACGACCGAGAAAAAGATGAAGAAACAAACTGGTATACCTATACATGGAAACCAGCCCTTGAAAAACTACCTTCACTTGTTAGGAAGAAGACTCAACATGTATTAAAAGAACTTAAAGAGCAGTTAATTGTTGAAGAAAATAACATGTTTTTTTACTGTCCAAACTGCGAATTTAAATATACCTTTGAAGAAGCCATGGATTATGGATTTAGATGTCCTCAATGTGGTGGGATTCTTAAAGAATATAATAATAAAAATGATATAAAGATAATTAAGGAACAGATAAAATTCTTAGAAGATGAATTACGATTAAATCCATTATTTTCTACTTCAGAAGGGATAAAAAACCAGAAACGAGATAAAGTAGCAGTCGTTTAA
- a CDS encoding cobyrinic acid a,c-diamide synthase (Catalysis of the conversion of cobyrinic acid to cobyrinic acid a,c-diamide via the intermediate formation of cobyrinic acid c-monoamide) encodes MEIGILDIKGSLPCFESFGNLPTKIIDENNFSEIKDLNMLIIPGGSLVESGSLNENLKKHILEYDGIIVGICSGFQILSEKIDVGRKSPVPIIKEGLGLLNVEFSPLICTDRVEFELKNESIFGKPHDVGNGFHCHTYGNIKITNKKTKELCTSKIKKLNYKIVGDVDIISGVYYKNIFGTMVHGFLDNKNIKENIFNSLNIDENEKELILKKNNDITHRLKAKSIINTNANNTNDTNTTNINNRSSFQSPLKESDEKKGLILLATGSESGKTFLTTSIVSKLDKKTFVAKIGPDVRDIVPSLYMLREPMLKYSSIKIADRGWCDAEEFLKFVKDSDYTYYIIEGVMGAFTGALNKKNYSGAEISKTLKFPVYIVASCSKSGIEGAFVESFGYYTLLKEMGVNVKGIILNKVYNFEVFEKVKKIGNEIGLSILGVGKANMNKRGLMPEVEIDYENFCKNAMNIDIGLEIPKLETINKRYDNTNKNNNKNNYKDFEYYLKKWVNHLK; translated from the coding sequence ATGGAAATAGGCATATTGGATATAAAAGGTTCATTACCTTGTTTTGAAAGTTTTGGAAATCTACCTACAAAGATAATAGATGAAAATAATTTTTCAGAAATTAAAGACTTGAATATGTTAATTATACCAGGAGGAAGTTTAGTTGAAAGCGGTTCATTAAACGAAAACTTAAAAAAGCACATATTAGAATATGATGGAATAATAGTTGGAATATGCAGTGGATTTCAAATATTATCTGAGAAAATAGATGTTGGCAGAAAAAGTCCAGTCCCCATTATTAAAGAAGGTTTAGGGCTATTAAATGTTGAATTTTCACCACTTATTTGCACAGACAGGGTTGAATTTGAATTAAAAAATGAAAGCATATTTGGAAAACCCCATGATGTTGGAAATGGCTTCCACTGCCACACATACGGCAATATAAAGATAACAAATAAAAAAACAAAAGAACTATGCACCTCAAAAATCAAAAAATTAAACTACAAAATAGTTGGAGATGTAGATATTATATCTGGTGTTTATTATAAAAATATCTTTGGAACAATGGTGCATGGATTTTTAGATAACAAAAATATTAAGGAAAATATATTTAATTCATTGAATATTGATGAAAATGAAAAGGAGCTCATATTAAAAAAAAATAATGATATAACCCATAGATTAAAAGCTAAATCCATAATAAATACTAACGCCAATAATACTAATGATACCAATACCACCAATATTAATAATAGGAGCTCCTTCCAATCACCTTTAAAAGAAAGTGATGAAAAAAAAGGATTAATTTTATTAGCAACAGGCTCTGAAAGTGGAAAAACCTTTTTAACAACAAGTATAGTTTCAAAATTAGATAAAAAAACTTTTGTTGCAAAAATAGGTCCTGATGTAAGGGATATTGTTCCATCACTATATATGTTAAGAGAACCTATGTTAAAATACAGCAGTATAAAAATCGCAGATAGGGGTTGGTGTGATGCTGAGGAGTTTCTAAAATTTGTTAAAGATTCAGATTATACTTATTATATCATTGAAGGAGTAATGGGTGCATTTACAGGAGCATTAAATAAAAAAAATTACAGTGGAGCCGAAATATCGAAAACATTGAAATTCCCAGTATATATAGTAGCATCATGTAGTAAAAGCGGTATTGAAGGAGCATTTGTAGAGAGTTTTGGATATTATACCTTGTTAAAGGAAATGGGGGTTAATGTTAAGGGAATAATATTAAATAAGGTATATAATTTTGAAGTATTTGAAAAGGTAAAAAAAATAGGAAATGAAATTGGATTATCTATATTAGGAGTTGGAAAGGCAAATATGAATAAAAGAGGTTTAATGCCAGAGGTTGAAATAGATTATGAAAATTTCTGTAAAAATGCCATGAATATAGACATAGGGCTCGAAATTCCGAAACTTGAAACCATCAATAAAAGATACGATAATACTAATAAAAATAATAATAAAAATAATTATAAAGACTTTGAATATTATTTAAAAAAATGGGTTAATCATTTAAAATAA